In a genomic window of Halobiforma lacisalsi AJ5:
- a CDS encoding ABC transporter permease gives MRDRVERLIERLVRASAVERIAVSVAALFASILVGAVLVFVSGGFASCRTGLDLAGWTFCYNPIQVYYELFLGAMGHPLQGGWSPMNYSLATTLQQTTLLIFTGLSVAVAFRAGLFNIGTQGQLVVGGLATAVSVVYAAAIVPGGLVGTIVLIPIGVLVGAIFGGLFGAIPGALKAYADANEVITTIMLNFVAVGVASTLLSWQFQDPNSSNPQTQPVPEYAEIPTIPYVGFGGRMDFSLLAFAFAVALMLGVAWLLARTSFGYELRTSGVQPEAAAYGGVDDKRMVVSSMTLSGALGGIGGAFWVLMVHGRWLENVPELGFDGIAVSILAGNNPLGVGAAAFLFGILQSGSRSIGTATDVPPELVGVLSGLIILFVAMPEFFRMIGSRYVHVERERPARADGGDAESETGGDADA, from the coding sequence ATGAGGGACCGGGTCGAACGACTGATCGAGCGACTCGTTCGCGCCTCGGCCGTCGAACGGATCGCGGTCAGCGTCGCCGCGCTGTTCGCCTCGATCCTCGTCGGTGCCGTCCTCGTGTTCGTCTCCGGCGGGTTCGCCTCCTGTCGTACGGGGCTCGACCTGGCCGGCTGGACGTTCTGTTACAACCCGATCCAGGTCTACTACGAGCTGTTCCTCGGCGCGATGGGCCACCCACTCCAGGGCGGCTGGTCGCCGATGAACTACAGCCTGGCGACGACGCTCCAGCAGACGACGCTGTTGATCTTCACGGGGCTGTCGGTCGCCGTGGCCTTCCGTGCGGGGCTGTTCAACATCGGGACGCAGGGACAGTTAGTCGTCGGTGGGCTCGCGACGGCGGTCAGCGTCGTGTACGCGGCGGCGATCGTTCCCGGCGGACTCGTCGGGACGATCGTCCTCATCCCGATTGGCGTCCTCGTCGGCGCGATCTTCGGCGGCCTGTTCGGGGCGATCCCCGGGGCGCTGAAGGCCTACGCCGACGCGAACGAGGTGATCACGACGATCATGCTCAACTTCGTCGCGGTCGGGGTCGCCTCGACGCTGCTGTCCTGGCAGTTCCAGGACCCCAACAGCAGCAATCCCCAGACTCAGCCCGTGCCGGAGTACGCCGAGATTCCGACGATTCCGTACGTCGGCTTCGGCGGCCGGATGGACTTCTCGCTGCTGGCGTTTGCCTTCGCCGTCGCGCTCATGCTCGGGGTCGCCTGGCTGCTCGCCCGCACGTCGTTCGGATACGAACTCCGAACCAGCGGCGTCCAGCCCGAGGCGGCCGCCTACGGCGGCGTCGACGACAAGCGCATGGTCGTCTCGAGCATGACGCTCTCGGGCGCGCTCGGCGGGATCGGCGGCGCCTTCTGGGTGCTGATGGTCCACGGGCGCTGGCTCGAGAACGTGCCGGAACTCGGGTTCGACGGGATCGCCGTCTCGATCCTGGCGGGGAACAACCCGCTCGGGGTCGGCGCCGCGGCGTTCCTGTTCGGCATCCTCCAGAGCGGGAGCCGGTCTATCGGTACCGCGACGGACGTGCCGCCGGAACTGGTCGGCGTGCTCAGCGGGCTCATCATCCTCTTCGTGGCGATGCCGGAGTTCTTCCGGATGATCGGCTCGCGGTACGTCCACGTCGAGCGGGAGCGGCCCGCTCGAGCGGACGGCGGGGACGCCGAGAGCGAGACCGGAGGTGATGCCGATGCGTGA
- a CDS encoding phosphohexomutase domain-containing protein has protein sequence MSLFGTAGIRGPVEEITPALALEVGQAAGRPGETFVVGRDGRETGAALAAAMEAGLESAGADVYRLGQVPTPALAFASQGRRGAMITASHNPPTDNGIKLFADGVEYDREAERGIEDGVTEGVPLASWEQWGDSERLEVLDDYRDAVADYVDAQFSDGEGAPLAGLSIAVDCGNGMASVATPQVLERLGAEVVAVNASVDGHFPARESKPTPETLSDFSTFLSAAREDGSAFDLGLAHDGDADRLVVLGPDGDVIHEDTVLAVVAAHYAAESDADDPVVVTTPNASARIDEQVREAGGRVERVRLGALHEGIARERRAGDADTEVVFAAEPWKHIHTAFGGWIDGVTSAAAVSALVAEAGDTGTLREPVTERPYRKVSVDCPDDAKPDVMADLESELPAAFPEAAVDTDYGVRLEFEDASWVLVRPSGTEPYVRIYAESDNVDALIGDAREVVEATVADRS, from the coding sequence ATGTCACTGTTCGGGACAGCCGGGATCCGCGGCCCGGTCGAAGAGATCACACCCGCGCTCGCGCTCGAGGTCGGCCAGGCCGCGGGCCGGCCGGGAGAAACGTTCGTCGTCGGCCGTGACGGCCGCGAAACCGGGGCGGCGCTGGCCGCTGCGATGGAGGCCGGCCTCGAGAGCGCCGGCGCCGACGTCTACCGCCTCGGCCAGGTGCCGACGCCCGCGCTGGCGTTCGCCTCGCAGGGCCGCCGCGGCGCGATGATTACCGCGAGTCACAACCCGCCGACGGACAACGGGATCAAACTGTTCGCCGACGGCGTCGAGTACGACCGCGAGGCCGAACGCGGGATCGAAGATGGGGTCACCGAGGGTGTCCCGCTCGCCTCCTGGGAGCAGTGGGGCGATTCCGAACGGCTCGAGGTCCTCGACGACTACCGCGACGCCGTCGCTGACTACGTCGACGCGCAGTTTTCGGACGGCGAGGGCGCGCCCCTCGCGGGACTCTCGATCGCCGTCGACTGCGGCAACGGCATGGCCTCGGTGGCGACCCCACAGGTGCTCGAGCGACTGGGCGCGGAAGTCGTCGCGGTCAACGCCAGCGTGGACGGCCACTTCCCGGCCCGCGAGAGCAAGCCGACGCCGGAGACGCTCTCGGACTTCTCGACCTTTCTTTCGGCCGCGCGCGAGGACGGCTCGGCGTTCGACCTGGGGCTCGCCCACGACGGCGACGCCGACCGCCTCGTGGTCCTCGGCCCCGACGGCGACGTGATCCACGAGGACACCGTCCTCGCGGTCGTCGCGGCACACTACGCGGCCGAGAGCGATGCCGACGATCCGGTCGTGGTCACGACGCCGAACGCCTCCGCGCGGATCGACGAGCAGGTCCGGGAAGCCGGCGGTCGCGTCGAACGCGTCCGACTGGGCGCGCTCCACGAGGGAATCGCCCGGGAACGCCGCGCCGGCGACGCGGACACCGAAGTCGTCTTCGCGGCCGAACCCTGGAAGCACATCCACACCGCCTTCGGCGGCTGGATCGACGGCGTCACAAGCGCCGCGGCCGTCTCCGCACTCGTCGCCGAGGCCGGGGACACCGGGACGCTGCGGGAGCCGGTCACCGAACGCCCCTATCGCAAGGTTAGCGTCGACTGTCCGGACGACGCCAAACCCGACGTCATGGCCGACCTCGAGTCCGAGTTGCCGGCCGCGTTCCCCGAGGCTGCCGTCGACACCGATTACGGAGTCCGCCTCGAGTTCGAGGACGCGTCCTGGGTGCTCGTCCGGCCCAGCGGAACGGAGCCATACGTACGCATCTACGCCGAGAGCGACAACGTCGACGCCCTGATCGGCGACGCCCGCGAGGTCGTCGAGGCGACCGTCGCCGACCGGAGCTAA
- a CDS encoding AbrB/MazE/SpoVT family DNA-binding domain-containing protein: MTDDSDRSPWFPPAMFTQGMQEAGEQVAQSQQEMMKQLLEATSASSNPFEELSAFGPMNMGTATFKARVQSGGRISIPGPEREALDIEEGDIVQTIVVPVKRDRDDDDE, translated from the coding sequence ATGACGGACGACTCCGACCGCTCGCCGTGGTTTCCGCCCGCGATGTTCACCCAGGGAATGCAGGAAGCCGGCGAGCAGGTTGCTCAGTCCCAGCAGGAGATGATGAAGCAGTTGCTGGAGGCGACCTCCGCGTCGTCGAACCCCTTCGAAGAGCTGTCAGCGTTCGGGCCGATGAACATGGGGACGGCGACGTTCAAGGCTCGCGTCCAGAGCGGCGGTCGGATCAGCATTCCCGGCCCCGAACGGGAAGCCCTCGACATCGAAGAGGGCGACATCGTCCAGACGATCGTCGTACCGGTCAAACGCGACCGGGACGATGACGACGAGTAA
- a CDS encoding MaoC family dehydratase, producing the protein MSHQNSGTPDFAAVTDAWTTMTQSFFQSATAANRAAVSAMMPTTDDQSSSASASPSSGRSGDETVPASIPSVDHSDLDWEFDRSVDDRDEITVGDAVTFEKTLTDEDVRAFATISGDTNRLHLDDEFAARTRFGERIVHGTLVSGLISAALARLPGLTIYLSQDLEFSGPVGIGDRVSARVEIVEALGNDQYRLETVIRDEDDDATVIDGEAVVLIDEMPDES; encoded by the coding sequence ATGTCTCACCAGAACTCCGGGACACCCGATTTCGCCGCCGTGACGGACGCCTGGACGACGATGACTCAGAGCTTCTTCCAGAGTGCGACCGCCGCAAACCGGGCAGCAGTATCGGCGATGATGCCCACGACCGACGACCAGAGTTCGTCGGCGTCCGCATCGCCCTCGAGCGGCCGTTCGGGTGACGAGACCGTCCCCGCGTCGATCCCCTCGGTCGATCACTCCGACCTCGACTGGGAGTTCGACCGCAGCGTCGACGACCGCGACGAGATCACCGTCGGCGACGCCGTCACGTTCGAGAAAACCCTGACCGACGAGGACGTTCGCGCGTTCGCGACGATCAGCGGCGACACCAACCGACTCCACCTCGACGACGAGTTCGCCGCCCGCACCCGGTTCGGCGAGCGAATCGTTCACGGGACGCTCGTCTCCGGGCTCATCAGCGCCGCGCTCGCACGCCTTCCCGGGCTGACGATCTACCTCTCGCAGGACCTCGAGTTCAGCGGTCCGGTCGGGATCGGCGACCGCGTCTCCGCACGCGTCGAAATCGTCGAAGCGCTTGGCAACGACCAGTACCGCCTCGAGACGGTCATCCGCGACGAGGACGACGATGCGACCGTCATCGACGGCGAAGCGGTCGTCCTGATCGACGAAATGCCCGACGAATCGTAA
- a CDS encoding BMP family lipoprotein, protein MPRNRRTFLTGAGAAGLAGLAGCVGGFGDGGGDSEARIGMVYATGGLGDNSFNDMAQQGLLDAEDEFDIAFDEREPETEGEFTSAQRDFAESGDYDLVSCIGFAQLDALEENADAYPDQDFIIIDEVLEVDNVRSYIFGEPEGSFQVGHLAGLLTDMEFAAAESETNPDANTVGFVGGVESPLIESFEAGFKAGVEYANEDAEVVTSYVGDFNDTAGGQEAALSMYQDQDADIVFHAAGRTGVGVLQAAQSEGRFAIGVDADQSLTEPDYADVILASMVKQVDTAVYSAVESVVNDAFEGGETERLGLEEEGVRAVYGDTIGDEIPDDVTGALDESRQAIIDGEIDVPQEL, encoded by the coding sequence ATGCCACGAAACAGGCGGACGTTCTTGACAGGTGCCGGCGCTGCTGGGCTCGCGGGGCTGGCTGGCTGCGTCGGTGGGTTCGGCGACGGCGGCGGCGATTCCGAAGCACGGATCGGCATGGTGTACGCAACCGGCGGCCTCGGCGACAACTCGTTCAACGACATGGCCCAGCAAGGGCTGTTGGACGCCGAGGACGAGTTCGACATCGCGTTCGACGAACGTGAGCCGGAGACGGAAGGCGAGTTCACCAGTGCACAGCGGGACTTCGCCGAGTCCGGCGACTACGACCTCGTCTCCTGTATCGGCTTCGCACAGCTCGACGCGCTCGAGGAGAACGCGGATGCCTACCCCGACCAGGACTTCATCATCATCGACGAGGTCCTCGAGGTGGACAACGTCCGAAGCTACATCTTCGGCGAGCCGGAGGGATCGTTCCAGGTCGGTCACCTCGCAGGCCTGCTGACGGACATGGAGTTCGCCGCGGCCGAAAGCGAGACGAATCCCGACGCGAACACGGTCGGGTTCGTCGGTGGCGTCGAATCGCCGCTGATCGAGTCGTTCGAGGCCGGATTCAAAGCCGGCGTCGAGTACGCGAACGAGGACGCGGAGGTCGTTACCTCCTACGTCGGCGACTTCAACGACACCGCCGGCGGCCAGGAGGCCGCGCTGTCGATGTACCAGGACCAGGACGCCGACATCGTCTTCCACGCGGCGGGTCGAACCGGCGTCGGCGTGCTCCAGGCCGCACAGTCCGAGGGTCGGTTCGCGATCGGCGTCGACGCCGACCAGTCGCTGACCGAACCCGACTACGCGGACGTCATCCTCGCGAGCATGGTCAAGCAGGTCGACACCGCGGTCTACTCCGCCGTCGAGTCGGTCGTCAACGATGCGTTCGAGGGCGGCGAAACCGAACGCCTCGGCCTCGAGGAAGAGGGCGTCAGGGCAGTCTACGGTGACACGATCGGAGACGAGATCCCCGACGACGTCACGGGCGCACTCGACGAGTCCAGACAGGCGATCATCGACGGCGAGATCGACGTCCCACAGGAACTGTAA
- a CDS encoding ABC transporter ATP-binding protein — MTDSGTGTTTEEGETARGGTGPDSRRAADLAVHLDGITKRFPGVVANDDVDLRVERGSVHALLGENGAGKTTLMNVLYGLYQPEGGRVVVDGEERSFDSPRDAIDAGIGMIHQHFMLVDTMTVAENIALGNEPRKWFGLAVDRERIDREIRDLCDRYGFDVDPGATVADLSVGAQQRVEILKALYRGADVLILDEPTAVLTPQEVEGLYEVLEELTAQGKTIIFITHKLGEATHAADEITVLRDGKSVGTVDPEGTTQDELAEYMVGREVLLEAEADPCETGDVVLSADDVVVEDERDVEVVSGIDLEIRSGEIFGIAGVDGNGQGELIEAVTGLRTPDEGRITFDGEDVTDWSRRERIDAGMAYVPEDRHEQGLVMPFDLVENGVLGSQRSEEFSQSGRIDWESVRTHTEDIIETYDVRPPDPDADAVSLSGGNQQKFIVGREFERDPDLVVATHPTRGVDIGSTEFIHDRLLELRQEGVAILLVSSKLDEVRSLSDRLGVIYEGEFMDVTDPDDLTEEELGLLMAGQRPSENADADASFRGDGSGVSADGGGDGRDEPAGDSA, encoded by the coding sequence ATGACCGACTCCGGCACAGGCACCACTACCGAGGAAGGGGAAACCGCTCGAGGGGGCACCGGTCCCGACTCGAGGCGGGCGGCCGACCTGGCCGTCCACCTCGACGGGATCACAAAGCGGTTCCCGGGCGTCGTCGCCAACGACGACGTCGACCTCCGCGTCGAACGGGGGTCCGTCCACGCGTTGCTCGGGGAGAACGGTGCGGGGAAGACGACGCTGATGAACGTCCTCTACGGGCTCTACCAGCCCGAAGGGGGCCGGGTCGTCGTCGACGGCGAGGAACGCTCGTTCGACTCCCCACGGGACGCCATCGACGCGGGAATCGGGATGATCCACCAGCACTTCATGCTGGTCGACACGATGACCGTCGCGGAGAACATCGCGCTCGGCAACGAACCCCGGAAGTGGTTCGGGCTCGCGGTCGACCGCGAACGGATCGACCGCGAGATCCGCGACCTCTGTGACCGATACGGGTTCGACGTCGATCCGGGAGCGACGGTCGCCGACCTCAGCGTCGGCGCACAGCAGCGCGTCGAGATCCTCAAGGCGCTGTATCGCGGCGCAGACGTGCTCATCCTCGACGAGCCGACGGCCGTCCTCACGCCCCAGGAAGTCGAGGGGCTGTACGAAGTCCTCGAGGAGCTTACGGCCCAGGGGAAGACGATCATTTTCATCACGCACAAACTCGGCGAGGCGACCCACGCGGCCGACGAGATCACGGTCCTCCGGGACGGGAAATCCGTCGGCACGGTCGACCCCGAGGGGACGACCCAGGACGAACTCGCCGAGTACATGGTCGGCCGCGAGGTGCTGCTGGAAGCCGAGGCCGACCCCTGCGAGACGGGCGACGTGGTCCTGTCCGCGGACGACGTCGTCGTCGAAGACGAACGCGACGTCGAGGTCGTCTCCGGGATCGATCTCGAGATCCGGAGCGGCGAGATCTTCGGTATCGCGGGCGTCGACGGCAACGGCCAGGGGGAACTGATCGAAGCCGTCACCGGACTCCGGACCCCCGACGAGGGGCGGATCACCTTCGACGGCGAGGACGTGACCGACTGGTCCCGCCGGGAACGGATCGACGCCGGCATGGCGTACGTTCCGGAGGATCGCCACGAGCAGGGGCTGGTCATGCCGTTCGACTTGGTCGAGAACGGCGTGCTCGGCAGCCAGCGTTCCGAGGAGTTCTCTCAGTCCGGACGGATCGACTGGGAGTCGGTCCGGACCCATACCGAAGACATCATCGAAACCTACGACGTACGGCCGCCCGACCCCGACGCCGACGCGGTGTCGCTGTCGGGCGGCAACCAGCAGAAGTTCATCGTCGGCCGCGAGTTCGAGCGCGACCCCGACCTCGTGGTCGCGACCCACCCCACTCGGGGCGTCGACATCGGTTCGACGGAGTTCATCCACGACCGACTGCTCGAACTCCGCCAGGAGGGGGTCGCCATCCTGCTCGTCTCCTCCAAACTCGACGAAGTGCGGAGCCTCTCGGACCGACTGGGAGTCATCTACGAGGGCGAGTTCATGGACGTGACCGATCCCGACGATCTCACCGAGGAGGAACTGGGACTGCTGATGGCGGGCCAGCGCCCGTCCGAGAACGCCGACGCGGATGCGAGCTTCCGCGGCGACGGGTCCGGTGTCTCCGCGGACGGTGGGGGCGACGGACGCGACGAACCGGCGGGTGATTCGGCATGA